The DNA segment TCAAGGTGGCCTTGATGAACGGCTCATAGGTCCGCTCTATCTCGGTCTGGGCCGGAAAATCCTGCGGATTGGTAACGGTGATCGATTCACCATTGGACAGATCGATCCGGTAGCTGACCGAGGGGGCCGTAAACACGATTGAAAGCCCGAACTCACGCTCCAGGCGTTCCTGGATAACCTCAAGATGCAACAGTCCGAGAAAGCCACAGCGAAAACCAAAGCCCAGTGCCGCCGAGGAGTCCTTCTCGAAAAACAGCGAGGCATCGTTCAGCTGGAGCTTTTCCATGGCAGCCGATAATTCATTGTAATCGTTAGCATCAACCGGAAAAATCGATGAAAACACTACCGACTTAACCTCGCGGAATCCCGGCAGGGCCTCGGCACAGGGGCGGTCCCGGTGGGTGACTGTCTCACCTACCCGTATATCGGTAATGGTGCGGATACCGGCTACAATATAACCGACCTGGCCGGCCTGCAGTTCTTCGCATGCTTCAAATCCGATCCGAAAGCGCCCGACCTCTTCCACATTGAAAACGCGATCGGTGGCCAGCATGTGAATATCATCACCAGGGCGGATAACACCGTCGAACAGGCGACAGTGCATAATCCCGCCACGAAAGGTGTTGTAGTGGGAATCAAAAATGAGGGCCTTGAGCGGTGCATCATAATCCCCGGTGGGAGCCGGAATCCGCTCTACCACAGTCTCCAGCAGTTCATCTATGCCGATGGCATTCTTGGCCGAAATCTTGACCGCGTCCTCGGCAGGGAGTCCCAGGTCATGCTCGATCTGTTCCAGTACCCCCTCTACATCTGCACTCGGCAGATCAATCTTGTTGATAACCGGAATAATTTCCAGATCATGCTCAATTGCCATGTACAGATTTGCCAGGGTCTGCGCCTCGACCCCCTGGCTGGCATCAATCAGCAGCAGAGCCCCTTCACAGGAAGAGATCGCGCGGGATACCTCGTAGGAGAAGTCAACATGACCGGGTGTATCGACCAGATTCAGGTGATACAGCTGTCCGTCCTTGGATTCAAAAGGCACCGTGACCGCCTGCGATTTGATGGTTATCCCGCGTTCACGCTCGATATCCATACTGTCCAGGATCTGATCCTGGAACAGGCGATCCTCAACCACCCGTGCCCGCTGGATAAAACGATCGGCAAGGGTGGATTTTCCGTGATCAATATGCGCAATAATACAGAAGTTGCGAATGAGTTTTTGTGGAATCATGTGGCTCGACTATACCTGATTGAACAATCTGATTCAAGCTGGCGCGATCGCTGCCGGTTTCAGTACCGGAAGATACAGGTCGAACCTGGTGCCGCCGGCATCAGGAGCCACCGGGGATACAACCTCGATGTACCCCCTGCTTTGCTTTACGATCCCGTACACGATGGAAAGCCCCAGCCCGAAACCGGAGGACTCGGCTTTGGTAGAGAAGAATGGTTCAAAAATATGTTCCAGCGCCTCAGCCGGGATGCCAGGCCCCTGATCCTGCACAGTAATCACCACATAAGAGCCTGGCGGCAGGGTGTCCAGCGCCAGCTGCGCCTGTTCGTGCACATCTGCCAGCCGGCTCCTTATCAAGACGGTACCCCCGTCCGGCATGGCATCGCGGGCGTTCAGGACCAGGTTGATCACCGCCTGTTCGAGCAGACCGGCATCGGCATGGATCAGGCAGCTGCCGTCAAGCTCGGCAACAACGGCATAGTTACCGATCAGCAGCCGCTGTAGAATCGGTTGAATGCTGTGCAGCAAAGCATCGGGATCGATCCGGTCCAGTACCATATGCCGGTTTCGACTAAAGGTGAGCAGCTGCCGGATCAGAGCACCGGATTTATGTGCCGCAGTATTGATTCCCTCGATGCTGGCCTGCATCCGTTCGGCCGCGTCGGCCGGTACCCCGGATGCGATATCCTCTACCTGCTGCTGCAGTACCGTGGCATGTCCGGATACAATTGCCAGCAGGTTATTAAAATCATGGGCTATGCCTTCGGACATGCGACCAAGAGCCTCCATCTTTGCCGTATAGCGCAGACGCAACTGGGTAGCAGCCAGCTGCTGCTCGGTCTCTATCTGATCGGTAATGTTGCGAAACACCAGCAGGCTGCCAGCCGATCCCTCCTGCAGCCGGTTGGTAAACACCTGTACCCACATCACCGATGGCACCTCGATACGGCATGGGACACCGTACTGTTCGATACCATATCGCTGCAGGAGGTCGGGGAGACTCTTCCCGATCAGTTCTTCCCGCGACAGCTGGAAAATATCCAGCAGCTGCTGATTGACCTGCACCACCGTTTCACGGGCATCGCACATCAGCACCCCGTCAGGAAGGCCCTGCAGGGCTGCATACAACTGCGAGCGACTGCGCGCAACCGCAGCTTCCTGCCGGTGGCGCTGCAACGCGATTGTTATGGCGGTCTTCAGTTCCCGTTCATCGAACGGCTTCAGCAGATATCCGTACGGGCTTGCAGACAGGGCATCTCCGATGGTCTCGGGATCTGCATATGCAGTAAGAATAATCACCGGCAGGGAAAACCGCTCGGTAACGGTGCGTGCTGCCTGGATACCGGTTACTTCACCGGCGAGATGGATATCCATTACCACCAGATCCGGGGTGCAGGAACCGGATTCAAGGGCCGCCAGCACTGCCTCCCCGGTAGAGAATTCACCAGCAGAGCAGAATCCGTTACGCTCGATGTTCATGCGGATATCCAGCGCGACGATATGTTCGTCCTCAACGATTGCGATAGATGTCATGGCCATCTTACAGCATTCCGAGTTTGCGCAGCTCCTCGGCAATCTTTTCGGCCTTGATGGGCTTTACCAGATACCCGGTAGCCTCACCATCATAATATGCCTTGACTACGGTACGCGGATCCTCGAGTGCGGTTGTCATGATTACCTTTACCTCTTTACCCGGGGCAATACCCAGTTCCTTTTCGTGGGCCCGAATCTCGGTCAGGGCCTCAAGGCCGTCTTTTTCCGGCATCATGATATCCAGAAAAATCACATCATAGGGCTTCTGTTCCTGCCAGGCCAACTGGAATGCCTCCACTGCCTCGCTGCCATTCACTGCCACATTGGCAGCGCCATACCGGCGGCTGATCGCCTCCAGCAGCCGTCGACTGCCCAGATCATCCTCTACTATCAGAAACCTCATTCTTCCTCCTGACGATTAACCGTAACCCTCGACCAGCTTTCCCGGGTTATTTTTCCGCACTGCGAACACCCGAAGCCTGCAGAACCTCCGCCGCAATCTTCTCCAGCGGCAGTTGCACGTCGACCGCACCGATTTTAAATGCCTCATGCGGCATGCCGTAGACGACACAGGTGCTTTCGTCCTGGCCGATGGTATATGCCCCGGTTTGCTTGAGTTCAAGCATCCCCCGGGCACCGTCATCGCCCATACCGGTCAGTATAACCGCAACCGCATTCTTCCCGGCGTACCGGGCAGCCGAGCGAAACAGTACATCCACCGAGGGTCGATGCCTGCTGACCAGCGGTCCCTCACGTACCTCTACATAGTAGCGGGCGCCGGAACGCTTCACCAGGGTATGCTTGTTGCCTGGGGCAATCAGTGCACGTCCGCGGATAATGGTGTCATTATGCTCAGCCTCTTTTACCGAGATACGGCATAATCCATCCAGGCGTTTGGCAAAGGCCGCGGTAAACTTTTCGGGCATATGCTGGACGATCACGATCCCCGGGGCATCAGGCGGCAGCTCCTCCAGAAACACCCGCAAGGCCTCGGTGCCGCCGGTAGAGGCGCCAATAACCGCAATCCGTTCTGTTGTCTCGATAACATGGGTGGATTTCGGCAGAGAAAGGATGGCATCTGCGGTCAGTTTTGGCTGGGTACCGAACGGCGCTGCCCTGCGGGCCGGGGCAGACTCAGCAGCGACTGCCGGATCTGCGGTGCGCGGCTTCCGGGGTGATGGTGCCACCGAGACCGAACGCAGCTTGGAAAGCCGGGCCGAGGCAGCCGCCTTTACCACATCGCTTATCTGAGTGCTGGACTCAAGCAGGAACTGTTTGGTGCCAATCTTGGGCTTCTCTATAATATCAACAGCGCCGTATTCGAGCGCCTTGAGCGCATTTCCGGAACCATCCTCGGCCTTGCTGGAGCAGATAACTACCGGCAGGGGATGCTGGGCCATCAATTTCCGTAAAAAGGTCAGCCCATCCATGCGCGGCATCTCGATATCCAGGGTGATCACATCCGGCAGCAGTGTCTGCAGCTTGCGGGCGGCGATATACGGGTCGGCTGCTGTTCCTATCACCTCTATATCGGGATCATCGGACAGGACCTGCTGGAGGGTTTCCCGTACCACAGCTGAATCATCGATTATCATCACCTTGATGGCCATATACCCTACTCCTTTCGATACACCGTTGGTGCTACCGTTCTGAACGGCACATCCATCCCCGCCAGGGTCTCTGAATGGCCAAGGAACAGATATCCGCCGGGAGCAAGCTGTGCATGCAGCTTGTGCATCAGCTGCACCTGACGTTCCCGGTCAAAGTAGATAATTACGTTGCGACAAAAGATTATCTGAAATGTATCCCGGATGCCAAAATCGCCGTCCATCAGATTTACCCGATGAAACTGTACCCGGGAGCGCAGTTCAGGTCGAATCTTGACCAGTCCGGCAGTGCGGTCCTTGCTGCGCAGCAGATACCGTTTGCGCAGCGATTCGGGAACCGGCTCAATGCGCTCAGCCGGATAGACTGCAGCCCGACAACGCTCCAGCATGCGGGTGGAGATATCTGTTCCGAGAATACGGTAGGTATAGGGAGAATTATTCCGGGCAAACTCCTCAAGCGTCATCGCCAGGGAATATACCTCTTCGCCGCTGGAACTTGCACATGACCAGACCTTGAGCATGTTGTCCCGCCCCCATTCATCGATGCGCAACCGCTCGGGGAGCAGAATGCTGGAAAGATACCGGAAGTGCTCATTTTCCCGGAAGAAATCGGTTTTATTGGTGGTAACGGCATCTATCATGTGTACCAGCTCTGTCTGCGCACTGGCAGGATCGAACACAATCTCCAGATACTCACCGAATGACCCGATCCCCAGGACACGCAGCCGTTTCAACAAACGTGACTCCAGCATTACCCGCTTTGCAGGCGGCATTTTGATGCCGATCTGCCCCTCGATGTATTTCTGGAATACCTGAAACTCTTTTTCAGCGAGTCGCGGCGGGCCTCCGGCTGTTGTTCGCTCAATATCATTATGTGTCACGCAGCTTCCCTTCCTGATGCTCAATCTCGGCTGACAACCGCTGTATATCAAGTACCAGCGCGACAGATCCGTCACCCAGTATGGTCGCACCGCTTATGCCGGGTATATCCCGGTACAGCAGACCCAGATTTTTCATGACGGTCTGGTGGCTGCCAACAACCTGATCCACCACCAGGCCAATCTGCCCGGCACGGTGCTTGACTACTACCACCTGCTGCAGGGCCGGAGCCGGATTGGCCACGCCGAAATAGTGCCGCAGCTGCACCACCGACAACAATGAACCGCGATTTGCCATAACCTGTTGTCCGGCATCTGATTTTCGGGATCGATCAGCATCTTCCTCGCGGTATTCAAGGCACTCATCAACTGCCGAAAGCGGAATTACATAGTGATCGTTGCCCACCCGCGTCAACAATCCGTCTATAATGGCAAGGGTAAGCGGGAGTACCAGGGTGACCCGTGTCCCGCCACTATCGCTGTCTCCGATATCAAAAGATCCACCCAGCTGCTCTACCTGCTGACGTACGACATCCATCCCGACACCGCGTCCCGATAGTTCGGTAACCTCAGCGGCGGTCGAAAACCCCGGCAGGGTCAGCAATCCGGCAATATCGGCATCGCTGAGTCGGGATCCTGGCGCTACCAGTTCCCGGTCGATAGCCTTGGCCAGAATCGCCTCGCGATCCAGTCCCTTGCCGTCATCGGTTACCGAAATGATCACATTGGCACCAGCATGTTCGGCCGACAGGGTAACGGTCCCCTCCGATGGTTTCCCGCTGGCAGCTCGCTGAGCTGGCTGTTCGATACCATGATCAACGGCATTGCGGATTATGTGCATCAACGGATCGGTAAGCTTTTCGAGTACGGTTTTATCGAGCTCGGTATCGCCGCCGACCGTGACCAGATCAACCTCTTTATCCAGCTGCCGACAGAGATCCCTGACCAGTCGCCGGAACTTGGCGTAGGCAGCGCCGATCGGGAGCATCCGTACATTCAAGGTACTGTCACGCAGCTCGGTGGTAATTCTCTGGAGATTTTCCGATAAACTGACAAGGGTTGGGTGCTCCAGCTGCAGTGCGGTCTGCTGCAAGCGGGACTGCAGGGTGACCAACTCGCCTACCAGATCAACCAGGACATCGAGTTTGTCCGAGGACACCCGGACACTCTGCTGGGCAGAATCGTCCTGAAGCTTTTTCCGGCTGCGCCGGATATGCTGCTGTTCCTCCAGCGCAGACTGGATCTCATAGGCATCGACCCCCTGGGACTGCAGCACCTGCCCGAGTCGCAGCTGCGCGGCGACCGCCGCCTCTATCTCCTGCTGGGTAACCACCCCTCGCTCTATCAGGATTTGCCCGAGGCGTTTTGATGGTTCAAGCTCCTCGAACGACAGGTCATCTACCGGATCAATCTGCAGCTGGCAATCGCCCTGCACGAACAGAAACACATCCTCGATCTCTGTACGTGCCGCCGCCGTAGTCAGGATGATATCCCAGCGCAGATAACAGTCTTCCGGATCAAATTCTGCCAGAGCCGGCATCGACGATACATACGGCACACAGGTACAGTCCCCGAGCACATGCAGTTCCTTCAGCAGAGCCAGGGGATTGGTGCCGTTGCGGAACAACCCCCGCTCTGGTAC comes from the Spirochaeta africana DSM 8902 genome and includes:
- a CDS encoding response regulator is translated as MRFLIVEDDLGSRRLLEAISRRYGAANVAVNGSEAVEAFQLAWQEQKPYDVIFLDIMMPEKDGLEALTEIRAHEKELGIAPGKEVKVIMTTALEDPRTVVKAYYDGEATGYLVKPIKAEKIAEELRKLGML
- a CDS encoding ATP-binding response regulator, whose translation is MAMTSIAIVEDEHIVALDIRMNIERNGFCSAGEFSTGEAVLAALESGSCTPDLVVMDIHLAGEVTGIQAARTVTERFSLPVIILTAYADPETIGDALSASPYGYLLKPFDERELKTAITIALQRHRQEAAVARSRSQLYAALQGLPDGVLMCDARETVVQVNQQLLDIFQLSREELIGKSLPDLLQRYGIEQYGVPCRIEVPSVMWVQVFTNRLQEGSAGSLLVFRNITDQIETEQQLAATQLRLRYTAKMEALGRMSEGIAHDFNNLLAIVSGHATVLQQQVEDIASGVPADAAERMQASIEGINTAAHKSGALIRQLLTFSRNRHMVLDRIDPDALLHSIQPILQRLLIGNYAVVAELDGSCLIHADAGLLEQAVINLVLNARDAMPDGGTVLIRSRLADVHEQAQLALDTLPPGSYVVITVQDQGPGIPAEALEHIFEPFFSTKAESSGFGLGLSIVYGIVKQSRGYIEVVSPVAPDAGGTRFDLYLPVLKPAAIAPA
- a CDS encoding CheR family methyltransferase; its protein translation is MTHNDIERTTAGGPPRLAEKEFQVFQKYIEGQIGIKMPPAKRVMLESRLLKRLRVLGIGSFGEYLEIVFDPASAQTELVHMIDAVTTNKTDFFRENEHFRYLSSILLPERLRIDEWGRDNMLKVWSCASSSGEEVYSLAMTLEEFARNNSPYTYRILGTDISTRMLERCRAAVYPAERIEPVPESLRKRYLLRSKDRTAGLVKIRPELRSRVQFHRVNLMDGDFGIRDTFQIIFCRNVIIYFDRERQVQLMHKLHAQLAPGGYLFLGHSETLAGMDVPFRTVAPTVYRKE
- the lepA gene encoding translation elongation factor 4 translates to MIPQKLIRNFCIIAHIDHGKSTLADRFIQRARVVEDRLFQDQILDSMDIERERGITIKSQAVTVPFESKDGQLYHLNLVDTPGHVDFSYEVSRAISSCEGALLLIDASQGVEAQTLANLYMAIEHDLEIIPVINKIDLPSADVEGVLEQIEHDLGLPAEDAVKISAKNAIGIDELLETVVERIPAPTGDYDAPLKALIFDSHYNTFRGGIMHCRLFDGVIRPGDDIHMLATDRVFNVEEVGRFRIGFEACEELQAGQVGYIVAGIRTITDIRVGETVTHRDRPCAEALPGFREVKSVVFSSIFPVDANDYNELSAAMEKLQLNDASLFFEKDSSAALGFGFRCGFLGLLHLEVIQERLEREFGLSIVFTAPSVSYRIDLSNGESITVTNPQDFPAQTEIERTYEPFIKATLITPSEYVGNLISLCTEKRGNQLDMIYLDSKRVELVYEMPLSEVLYDFYDRLKSLSRGYASFDYEVIDVRETDLVRLDILLNGQPVDALSMLVYRPNAAFRARAVCKKLREEIPRHQFKIPIQGAVGSTIVARETISALRKDVTAKCYGGDISRKRKLLEKQKEGKKRMKMVGNVELPQKAFLSVLKSGGDD
- a CDS encoding chemotaxis protein CheA — its product is MQDKFRETFKAEALELLQTLESTLLDLENDAADTTSIASVFRVMHTIKGSGAMFGYQHISHFTHELETFMDRIRQGKMQVVPELIDILLQSRDHISVLLETPDPPPQSLQDTSARIIDLVRGVSGNDPDRGVSAVSPAAAAGGASGVQAGRGANGSATGGKPGEVHERPLITYRIRFVPERGLFRNGTNPLALLKELHVLGDCTCVPYVSSMPALAEFDPEDCYLRWDIILTTAAARTEIEDVFLFVQGDCQLQIDPVDDLSFEELEPSKRLGQILIERGVVTQQEIEAAVAAQLRLGQVLQSQGVDAYEIQSALEEQQHIRRSRKKLQDDSAQQSVRVSSDKLDVLVDLVGELVTLQSRLQQTALQLEHPTLVSLSENLQRITTELRDSTLNVRMLPIGAAYAKFRRLVRDLCRQLDKEVDLVTVGGDTELDKTVLEKLTDPLMHIIRNAVDHGIEQPAQRAASGKPSEGTVTLSAEHAGANVIISVTDDGKGLDREAILAKAIDRELVAPGSRLSDADIAGLLTLPGFSTAAEVTELSGRGVGMDVVRQQVEQLGGSFDIGDSDSGGTRVTLVLPLTLAIIDGLLTRVGNDHYVIPLSAVDECLEYREEDADRSRKSDAGQQVMANRGSLLSVVQLRHYFGVANPAPALQQVVVVKHRAGQIGLVVDQVVGSHQTVMKNLGLLYRDIPGISGATILGDGSVALVLDIQRLSAEIEHQEGKLRDT
- a CDS encoding protein-glutamate methylesterase/protein-glutamine glutaminase, whose protein sequence is MAIKVMIIDDSAVVRETLQQVLSDDPDIEVIGTAADPYIAARKLQTLLPDVITLDIEMPRMDGLTFLRKLMAQHPLPVVICSSKAEDGSGNALKALEYGAVDIIEKPKIGTKQFLLESSTQISDVVKAAASARLSKLRSVSVAPSPRKPRTADPAVAAESAPARRAAPFGTQPKLTADAILSLPKSTHVIETTERIAVIGASTGGTEALRVFLEELPPDAPGIVIVQHMPEKFTAAFAKRLDGLCRISVKEAEHNDTIIRGRALIAPGNKHTLVKRSGARYYVEVREGPLVSRHRPSVDVLFRSAARYAGKNAVAVILTGMGDDGARGMLELKQTGAYTIGQDESTCVVYGMPHEAFKIGAVDVQLPLEKIAAEVLQASGVRSAEK